Proteins found in one Pectobacterium atrosepticum genomic segment:
- a CDS encoding L-arabinose isomerase, with translation MDHFKQLEVWFVIGSQHLYGPETLRQVKENAEKVVAGLNQQANLPVKLVLKPLVKTPDEILALCRDANYQDNCIGLLTWLHTFSPAKMWIGGLSVLSKPLLQFHTQFNAEVPWDTMDMDFMNLNQTAHGGREFGFIGARMRQAHQVVVGHWQDKNAHVRIGKWMRVAAAIQESKQLKVARFGDNMREVAVTEGDKVGAQIQFGYSVSAWGLGDLTAVVDAVSKGDIDALIEEYETSYQLTDAVKLNGANRQNLLDAAQIELGMKRFLEQGGYHAFTTDFENLYGLKQLPGLAVQRLMQQGYGFGGEGDWKTAALLRIMKVMAGGLSGGTSFMEDYTYNFQNGNDLVVGSHMLEVCPTIAKEQKPILDAQHLGIGGKADPARLIFSTPAGPSLNASVIDMGDRFRMLVNLVDTIEQPRPLPKLPVARAIWKAQPSLEVAAEAWILAGGAHHTVFSQALDLDHMRLYAEMQNIELLVIDNETRLHEFKDALRWNEVYYKLCSR, from the coding sequence ATGGATCATTTTAAGCAGCTTGAAGTCTGGTTCGTCATCGGTAGCCAACATCTCTATGGGCCGGAAACATTACGTCAGGTAAAAGAGAACGCAGAAAAAGTCGTTGCGGGTTTGAATCAACAGGCCAACCTACCGGTTAAGCTGGTGCTGAAGCCGCTGGTGAAAACACCGGATGAAATTCTGGCGTTGTGTCGCGATGCCAACTATCAGGATAACTGTATCGGCCTGCTAACCTGGCTGCACACCTTCTCTCCGGCAAAAATGTGGATTGGCGGTCTGAGCGTACTCAGTAAACCGCTGCTGCAATTCCATACCCAGTTCAATGCCGAAGTGCCGTGGGACACCATGGACATGGATTTCATGAACCTGAACCAGACCGCACACGGCGGACGTGAGTTTGGCTTCATCGGTGCCCGGATGCGGCAGGCACATCAGGTGGTGGTCGGCCACTGGCAGGATAAGAACGCGCATGTTCGCATCGGCAAATGGATGCGTGTTGCCGCGGCAATTCAGGAAAGCAAACAGCTGAAGGTCGCACGCTTTGGCGACAATATGCGTGAGGTCGCCGTTACCGAAGGCGATAAAGTCGGCGCGCAGATTCAGTTCGGTTACTCCGTTAGCGCCTGGGGACTGGGCGATTTAACCGCCGTGGTTGATGCTGTTTCCAAAGGCGATATCGATGCGCTGATCGAAGAGTATGAAACCAGTTACCAGTTGACGGACGCGGTGAAACTCAACGGAGCTAATCGTCAGAACCTGCTGGATGCAGCCCAGATCGAACTCGGGATGAAACGCTTTCTAGAACAAGGCGGCTATCACGCGTTCACCACCGATTTTGAAAACCTATACGGCTTGAAACAACTGCCGGGGCTGGCGGTGCAGCGTCTGATGCAGCAAGGTTACGGTTTCGGCGGTGAAGGCGACTGGAAAACTGCCGCGCTGTTGCGCATCATGAAAGTGATGGCCGGTGGATTGTCGGGCGGAACCTCGTTCATGGAGGACTACACCTATAACTTCCAGAATGGTAACGATCTGGTCGTCGGGTCCCACATGCTGGAAGTCTGCCCTACCATTGCGAAAGAGCAGAAACCGATTCTGGATGCGCAACACCTTGGCATCGGCGGAAAAGCCGACCCTGCCCGTTTGATTTTCTCCACGCCAGCCGGACCGTCTCTCAACGCCAGCGTGATCGACATGGGTGACCGCTTCAGAATGTTGGTTAATCTGGTCGATACCATTGAGCAGCCACGTCCATTGCCAAAATTGCCGGTTGCTCGTGCCATCTGGAAAGCGCAACCGTCGCTGGAAGTGGCGGCCGAAGCCTGGATTTTGGCAGGAGGAGCACACCACACCGTCTTTAGTCAGGCGTTGGATCTCGACCACATGCGGCTTTATGCAGAGATGCAGAACATTGAACTACTGGTGATCGACAACGAAACCCGACTCCACGAATTCAAAGATGCCCTACGCTGGAACGAAGTGTATTACAAACTTTGTAGCCGCTAA
- a CDS encoding electron transport complex subunit E: MSQTKALFIDGLWKNNSALVQLLGLCPLLAVSSTATNALGLGLATTLVLTCTNIAVSALRRWVPAEIRIPIYVMIIASVVSTVQMLINAYAYGLYQSLGIFIPLIVTNCIVIGRAEAFASKNAVFPSAIDGLAMGLGATSALVVLGSLREILGNGTLFDGADLLLGSWAKVLRIEVVHLDSPFLLAMLPPGAFIGLGLLLAVKYLIDEKMKQRRARAVAAEGKMVPTAGAVGESL; encoded by the coding sequence ATGAGTCAAACCAAAGCGCTTTTCATTGACGGGTTATGGAAGAACAACTCGGCACTGGTTCAATTGCTAGGCCTGTGCCCCCTGCTGGCGGTGTCATCAACTGCAACTAACGCGCTGGGATTAGGACTGGCAACCACACTGGTTCTCACCTGTACCAACATAGCCGTCTCTGCGCTGCGCCGTTGGGTACCAGCGGAAATCCGTATTCCGATTTACGTCATGATCATTGCTTCCGTCGTCAGCACCGTACAGATGCTGATCAACGCGTATGCCTACGGTTTATATCAATCGCTGGGGATTTTTATTCCACTGATCGTGACGAACTGCATTGTTATCGGTCGCGCAGAAGCCTTCGCGTCTAAAAATGCCGTCTTCCCTTCCGCCATTGATGGGCTGGCAATGGGGCTGGGGGCAACCAGCGCACTGGTGGTTCTCGGCTCTTTGCGTGAAATTCTGGGTAACGGTACGCTGTTCGACGGTGCAGACTTGCTGCTGGGCAGTTGGGCTAAAGTCCTCCGCATTGAGGTTGTCCACCTCGATTCCCCTTTCCTGCTGGCAATGTTGCCACCGGGGGCCTTTATCGGTCTGGGACTGCTGCTTGCCGTGAAATATTTGATCGATGAGAAAATGAAACAACGCCGAGCGCGTGCCGTTGCCGCCGAAGGGAAAATGGTGCCAACTGCCGGTGCTGTAGGGGAGTCGCTGTGA
- the rsxG gene encoding electron transport complex subunit RsxG, whose amino-acid sequence MMTTMRRHATTLALFAASTTAVTAVVNMLTEPTISHQAMLQQKMLLDQVVPAELYNSDIQKECYVVTNPALGSSAPHRVFIARQNGEPVAAALESTAPDGYSGAIRLLVGADFHGKVLGVRVTEHHETPGLGDKIEVRISDWITRFNGLMVQGEHDARWAVKKEGGMFDQFTGATITPRAVINSVKRSALYLQTLPPQINTLSACGENQ is encoded by the coding sequence ATGATGACAACAATGCGCCGCCACGCGACAACACTGGCTCTATTTGCCGCTTCCACTACCGCAGTCACTGCCGTGGTGAATATGTTGACGGAGCCGACAATCTCCCATCAGGCAATGTTGCAGCAAAAGATGTTGTTAGATCAGGTGGTTCCCGCCGAGTTGTACAATAGTGATATTCAAAAAGAGTGTTACGTTGTCACCAATCCAGCATTAGGATCGTCAGCACCGCACCGTGTCTTCATCGCCCGTCAGAATGGTGAACCGGTCGCCGCTGCACTGGAAAGTACCGCGCCGGATGGTTACTCTGGTGCCATTAGACTGCTGGTAGGTGCCGATTTTCATGGCAAGGTACTCGGCGTCCGCGTGACCGAGCACCATGAAACACCGGGGCTGGGTGATAAAATCGAAGTGCGAATTTCTGACTGGATCACAAGGTTCAATGGGCTGATGGTGCAAGGCGAGCATGACGCCCGCTGGGCGGTGAAGAAAGAAGGTGGGATGTTTGATCAATTTACCGGGGCCACCATCACGCCACGTGCCGTCATTAACAGCGTGAAACGCAGCGCGCTTTATCTGCAAACGCTACCGCCACAAATCAACACGCTGTCCGCCTGTGGAGAGAACCAATGA
- a CDS encoding endonuclease III — translation MNKAKRVEILMRLRDNNPHPTTELNFSTPFELLISVLLSAQATDVSVNKATAKLYPVANTPEALLTLGVDGVKGYIKTIGLFNSKAENVIKTCRLLLEKHQGQVPEDRAALEALPGVGRKTANVVLNTAFGWPTIAVDTHIFRVSNRTRFAPGKNVEQVEEKLLKVVPAEFKVDCHHWLILHGRYTCIARKPRCGSCLIEDLCEFGEKVDA, via the coding sequence GTGAACAAGGCCAAACGGGTTGAGATCTTAATGCGTTTACGCGACAACAATCCCCATCCGACGACTGAGTTAAACTTCAGTACGCCGTTTGAACTGCTCATCTCCGTACTGCTTTCCGCACAGGCAACCGACGTCAGCGTCAACAAAGCAACCGCAAAGCTCTATCCTGTCGCCAACACACCGGAGGCGCTACTCACACTCGGTGTCGACGGCGTTAAAGGCTATATCAAGACAATCGGTCTGTTTAACAGCAAAGCGGAAAACGTCATCAAGACCTGCCGCCTATTGCTGGAAAAGCATCAGGGGCAGGTTCCTGAAGATCGTGCTGCGTTGGAAGCCCTACCCGGCGTAGGACGAAAAACGGCAAACGTTGTTTTGAATACCGCATTTGGTTGGCCGACGATTGCTGTTGATACCCATATCTTTCGCGTCAGTAACCGTACAAGATTCGCACCAGGTAAAAATGTCGAACAGGTAGAGGAAAAACTGCTGAAAGTCGTTCCGGCAGAATTTAAAGTCGACTGCCACCACTGGTTAATCCTACATGGCCGTTACACCTGTATTGCTCGAAAACCACGCTGTGGTTCCTGCCTGATTGAAGATTTATGTGAATTTGGCGAAAAGGTCGACGCCTAA
- the rsxC gene encoding electron transport complex subunit RsxC, with translation MLKLFSAFRKDRIWDFDGGIHPPEMKTQSSQTPLRQISLPEQFIIPLKQHLGPEGEICVSVGDKVLRGQPLTRGKGRTLPVHAPTSGTVNAIRQHTTAHPSGLSELSIIIVPDGEDRWCERLTYRDYRAQSVDTLLAHLHQAGIAGLGGAGFPTAAKLQGGMRGIETLIINGAECEPYITADDRLMQECADEIIQGVEILSFLLQPKRILIGIEDNKPEAISALRLALGKRSDMQLRVIPTKYPSGGAKQLTKILTGKEVPFGKHSAAIGVLMQNVGTAYAIKRAVIDGEPLTERVVTLTGEALRQPGNVWARLGTPVRHLLKQGGFHVTKQPMVVMGGPLMGFTLPLLDVPIVKISNCLLAPSHSEMEPVAEEQSCIRCSKCADACPAGLLPQQLYWFSRGQEHEKARDHHLFDCIECGACAYVCPSNIPLVQYYRQEKAEIRAIDEDAQRAALAKVRFDAKQARLEREKAARELRHKQAAAGVSTSDKDAVQAALERVRRKQTAEAEIGSPITVIPDAQPDNSAAIAARAAHKALVREERVREKQSQQETPATEVTPEELDPRKAAVAAALARVKARKAAQQSELNTTESVSSAIPDTAAEPIAVVEAQEQEDPRKAAVAAAIARVKARKAAQQLVTNVEAAVPVVTETTAEPIAVVEVQEPEDPRKAAVAAAIARVKARKAAQASSYQEE, from the coding sequence ATGCTTAAGCTGTTTTCCGCCTTTAGAAAAGACAGGATCTGGGATTTCGACGGAGGCATTCATCCGCCAGAAATGAAGACGCAGTCCAGCCAAACGCCACTGCGCCAGATTTCGCTGCCAGAACAGTTCATTATTCCACTCAAGCAGCATCTCGGGCCGGAAGGTGAAATCTGCGTTAGCGTCGGCGATAAAGTACTGCGTGGCCAGCCGTTGACGCGGGGAAAAGGCCGTACACTGCCCGTTCACGCACCGACATCGGGAACGGTGAACGCGATTCGCCAGCACACGACGGCGCATCCATCTGGCCTGTCCGAACTCAGTATCATTATCGTGCCAGACGGCGAAGATCGCTGGTGCGAGCGCCTGACTTATAGAGATTATCGTGCGCAGAGCGTCGATACCCTGCTTGCCCATCTGCATCAGGCTGGCATTGCGGGTTTGGGCGGCGCAGGCTTCCCTACTGCCGCCAAATTACAAGGCGGGATGCGCGGGATTGAAACCCTGATTATCAACGGCGCAGAATGCGAACCCTATATTACCGCCGACGATAGGCTCATGCAGGAGTGTGCCGATGAGATTATTCAAGGCGTCGAGATTCTGTCATTCCTGTTGCAGCCGAAACGTATTCTGATCGGAATCGAAGATAACAAGCCGGAAGCCATCAGCGCCCTGCGTCTGGCTTTGGGCAAACGCAGCGACATGCAGCTGCGCGTCATCCCCACCAAGTATCCGTCGGGCGGTGCCAAGCAGCTCACCAAGATTTTGACCGGCAAAGAAGTCCCGTTCGGTAAACACTCCGCTGCGATTGGCGTGCTCATGCAAAACGTCGGCACGGCCTACGCCATCAAACGTGCCGTGATCGACGGTGAACCGCTCACCGAGCGCGTGGTAACGCTGACCGGTGAAGCCTTGCGTCAGCCCGGTAACGTGTGGGCGCGACTGGGGACGCCAGTACGCCACCTGCTGAAACAGGGTGGATTCCATGTCACTAAACAGCCGATGGTGGTGATGGGTGGCCCGCTGATGGGTTTTACTCTGCCGTTGCTAGACGTGCCCATCGTCAAAATTAGCAACTGCCTGCTCGCGCCGTCACATTCGGAAATGGAGCCGGTTGCCGAGGAACAATCCTGTATTCGCTGTAGCAAATGTGCCGATGCTTGTCCGGCGGGTCTGTTACCCCAGCAGCTTTACTGGTTCAGTCGCGGACAGGAACACGAAAAAGCTCGCGATCACCATCTGTTCGATTGTATCGAATGTGGTGCCTGTGCCTATGTCTGCCCCAGCAATATCCCGCTGGTACAGTACTATCGTCAGGAAAAGGCCGAAATTCGGGCCATCGACGAAGACGCACAGCGTGCCGCGCTGGCCAAAGTGCGTTTTGATGCCAAACAAGCGCGTCTGGAACGGGAAAAAGCCGCGCGCGAACTGCGCCATAAACAGGCCGCCGCTGGCGTATCCACCAGTGACAAAGACGCGGTTCAGGCAGCATTAGAACGTGTACGCCGCAAACAAACCGCAGAAGCCGAGATCGGTTCACCCATCACGGTAATCCCTGATGCGCAGCCGGATAACAGTGCGGCCATTGCTGCGCGTGCCGCACATAAAGCATTAGTACGTGAAGAACGGGTGCGAGAGAAACAATCACAGCAGGAAACACCAGCGACAGAGGTGACGCCTGAGGAGCTTGACCCACGTAAAGCCGCCGTAGCGGCTGCTCTTGCGCGCGTTAAAGCCCGCAAGGCTGCACAGCAGTCCGAGTTAAATACGACAGAGTCTGTGTCATCAGCTATTCCCGATACAGCAGCTGAACCCATCGCGGTCGTTGAAGCACAAGAGCAGGAAGATCCGCGCAAGGCTGCCGTGGCCGCCGCTATCGCGCGCGTTAAAGCCCGTAAAGCCGCGCAGCAGCTTGTAACAAACGTAGAAGCAGCCGTTCCTGTCGTTACCGAGACAACAGCGGAACCCATTGCTGTCGTTGAAGTACAAGAGCCAGAAGATCCACGGAAGGCTGCCGTTGCCGCCGCTATCGCTCGCGTTAAAGCCCGTAAAGCCGCGCAGGCATCGTCATATCAAGAGGAATAA
- the rsxA gene encoding electron transport complex subunit RsxA — protein MTEYALLFVSILLVNNFVLVKFLGLCPFMGVSKKLETAIGMGMATTFVMTLGSMFSWLINEFILVPLDILYLRTMAFILVLAVVVQFSEMFVRKVSPELYRLLGIFLPLITTNCAVLGVVLLNINLSHGFLQSTIYGFGGAAGFSLVMVLFAAIRERLAVSDIPAPFRGSSIALITAGLMSLAFMGFTGLVKF, from the coding sequence ATGACCGAATACGCATTGCTCTTTGTTAGCATCCTTCTGGTAAATAATTTCGTCTTAGTGAAGTTTCTTGGGCTGTGCCCCTTTATGGGCGTGTCCAAAAAACTAGAGACGGCGATTGGCATGGGAATGGCGACCACGTTTGTGATGACGCTGGGCTCGATGTTTTCCTGGCTGATCAACGAATTTATTCTTGTCCCGCTCGACATTCTCTATTTACGCACCATGGCTTTTATTCTGGTGCTCGCCGTTGTGGTGCAGTTCTCCGAGATGTTCGTGCGCAAAGTTAGCCCTGAGCTGTATCGCCTGCTGGGGATTTTCCTACCGCTGATCACCACCAACTGTGCCGTGCTTGGCGTCGTCTTGCTCAACATCAACCTGTCGCACGGTTTTCTGCAATCGACAATTTATGGTTTCGGCGGTGCCGCAGGATTCTCACTGGTGATGGTCCTTTTCGCCGCCATCCGCGAGCGCCTCGCCGTGTCGGACATTCCCGCGCCGTTCCGAGGTTCGTCTATCGCACTGATCACCGCTGGCCTGATGTCGCTGGCATTTATGGGCTTTACCGGACTGGTGAAATTCTGA
- the dtpA gene encoding dipeptide/tripeptide permease DtpA, whose product MSTANNNSESPESVSMNAFKQPKAFYLIFSIELWERFGYYGLQGIMAVYLVKMLGMSETDSITLFSSFSALVYGFVAIGGWLGDKVLGTKRVIVLGAIVLAFGYAMISYSGHSVTWVYIGMATIAVGNGLFKANPSALLSTCYAKDDPRLDGAFTMYYMSVNIGSFFSMLATPVLAARYGWSVAFSLSVVGMILTLINFMFCRKWVSTQGSQPDFQPINLLKLAITLAGIVALVAISTWLLHNQSVARWILTLISLAVVAIFIKEMLAVSGAERRKMIVALLLMLEAVVFFVLYNQMPTSLNFFAIRNVEHSILGFTFEPEQYQALNPFWIMVASPILAAVYNKMGDQLPMAHKFAIGMVLCSGAFLVLPWGASMANEQGIMSVNWLILCYGLQSIGELMISGLGLAMVAQLVPQRLMGFIMGAWFLTSAGAAIIAGYVANMMAVPENVVDPHASLEIYSNVFLQIGIVTGIIAVLMLLTAPKLTRMTQDVTDAPVDTVTTTASA is encoded by the coding sequence GTGTCAACAGCAAACAACAACAGCGAATCCCCCGAAAGCGTCAGCATGAACGCATTCAAACAACCAAAAGCGTTTTATCTCATCTTTAGCATCGAACTGTGGGAGCGTTTTGGTTACTACGGTCTGCAGGGCATTATGGCGGTTTATCTGGTCAAAATGCTGGGCATGTCCGAAACGGATTCCATCACCCTTTTCTCCTCTTTCAGCGCGCTGGTTTACGGTTTCGTCGCCATTGGCGGCTGGTTGGGCGACAAAGTCCTCGGCACCAAACGTGTCATCGTGCTGGGTGCTATCGTGTTGGCATTCGGCTACGCCATGATTTCCTACTCGGGCCACAGCGTTACGTGGGTCTATATCGGCATGGCAACGATTGCCGTCGGTAACGGATTGTTTAAAGCCAATCCGTCAGCCCTGCTGTCCACCTGCTACGCGAAAGACGACCCTCGTCTGGATGGTGCCTTCACCATGTACTATATGTCGGTGAACATCGGCTCCTTCTTTTCTATGCTGGCTACACCGGTGCTTGCCGCGCGCTATGGCTGGAGCGTTGCCTTCTCCCTAAGCGTGGTCGGTATGATTCTGACGCTGATCAACTTCATGTTCTGTCGTAAGTGGGTTAGCACACAAGGTTCTCAGCCAGATTTTCAGCCAATTAATCTGCTGAAACTTGCCATCACCCTTGCGGGTATTGTCGCGCTGGTCGCCATTTCCACCTGGTTGTTACACAACCAGAGCGTCGCTCGCTGGATTCTGACGCTTATTTCACTGGCAGTTGTCGCCATCTTCATTAAAGAGATGCTGGCCGTGAGCGGTGCTGAACGTCGGAAAATGATCGTGGCACTTCTGCTGATGCTGGAAGCCGTCGTTTTCTTCGTACTGTACAACCAGATGCCAACATCGCTGAACTTCTTTGCTATTCGCAACGTTGAGCACTCTATTTTAGGTTTTACCTTTGAGCCAGAGCAGTATCAAGCGCTCAATCCATTCTGGATCATGGTGGCCAGCCCAATTTTGGCGGCGGTTTACAACAAAATGGGCGACCAACTGCCGATGGCGCACAAGTTTGCGATTGGTATGGTGTTGTGTTCCGGTGCGTTTCTGGTGCTGCCGTGGGGCGCTAGCATGGCAAACGAACAGGGTATCATGTCCGTCAACTGGCTGATCCTCTGCTATGGCCTGCAAAGTATCGGGGAGTTAATGATTTCCGGTCTGGGTCTGGCGATGGTCGCTCAACTGGTGCCACAGCGCCTGATGGGCTTCATCATGGGTGCCTGGTTCCTGACATCAGCCGGCGCCGCGATTATCGCAGGCTACGTCGCCAATATGATGGCAGTGCCAGAGAACGTCGTAGATCCGCACGCGTCTCTTGAGATTTATAGCAATGTCTTCCTGCAGATTGGCATCGTCACGGGCATCATCGCCGTTCTGATGCTGCTGACCGCACCAAAATTGACACGTATGACGCAGGATGTTACCGACGCCCCTGTGGATACCGTCACGACCACAGCATCTGCCTGA
- the rsxD gene encoding electron transport complex subunit RsxD, with amino-acid sequence MAFRIASSPFTHNQQRTQRIMLWVILACLPGMLAQVYFFGYGNLIQVGLASATALIAEGVTLSLRKFAVRTTLADNSALLTAVLLGISLPPLAPWWMVVMATVFAIIIAKQLYGGLGQNPFNPAMIGYVVLLISFPVQMTSWLPPEPLQTISLSFHDSLVIIFTGHTPDGHTMQQLMHNVDGVSQATPLDTFKTSLRSGQTPQNILQQPMFAQSLSGIGWQWVNIGFLIGGLFLLMRGTIRWHIPVSFLLSLMFCALLSWIIAPDKFAQPMLHLLSGATMLGAFFIATDPVTASTTNRGRLIFGALIGLLVWLIRTYGGYPDGVAFAVLLANITVPLIDYYTKPRAYGHHR; translated from the coding sequence ATGGCTTTTAGAATTGCGAGTTCACCGTTCACACATAACCAGCAGCGCACGCAGCGCATCATGCTGTGGGTTATTCTGGCCTGCCTGCCGGGCATGTTGGCGCAGGTCTATTTCTTTGGCTACGGCAACCTGATTCAGGTCGGGCTGGCGTCTGCCACCGCACTCATTGCGGAAGGCGTGACGCTGTCACTGAGGAAATTTGCGGTTCGTACCACCCTGGCTGATAATTCCGCGTTACTGACCGCCGTGCTGCTCGGAATCAGTCTACCGCCATTAGCGCCCTGGTGGATGGTGGTCATGGCAACCGTCTTCGCTATCATTATCGCTAAACAGCTGTATGGCGGATTAGGGCAAAATCCCTTTAACCCCGCGATGATTGGTTATGTGGTGTTGCTGATCTCTTTCCCTGTCCAGATGACGAGCTGGCTGCCACCCGAGCCGCTGCAAACCATCTCGCTTAGTTTCCATGACTCGCTAGTCATCATTTTTACCGGACACACGCCTGACGGGCATACCATGCAGCAGCTGATGCACAATGTTGATGGCGTGAGTCAGGCCACCCCGCTGGATACGTTTAAAACCAGCTTACGTTCCGGCCAAACGCCACAGAACATCCTGCAACAGCCGATGTTTGCACAATCACTGTCTGGTATTGGCTGGCAGTGGGTTAATATCGGTTTTCTCATCGGCGGGCTGTTCTTGCTGATGCGCGGCACGATTCGCTGGCATATTCCAGTCAGTTTCCTGCTGTCGCTGATGTTCTGCGCCCTGCTAAGCTGGATCATCGCGCCGGATAAATTTGCCCAACCGATGTTACATCTGTTGTCCGGTGCGACCATGCTCGGCGCATTTTTCATCGCCACAGATCCCGTTACAGCATCAACCACGAACCGGGGCCGTCTGATTTTCGGTGCGTTGATTGGGTTACTGGTGTGGCTGATTCGCACCTATGGCGGCTACCCAGACGGCGTTGCCTTTGCCGTTCTACTGGCGAACATCACCGTCCCGCTGATCGACTATTACACCAAGCCACGTGCTTACGGCCACCATCGCTGA
- the rsxB gene encoding electron transport complex subunit RsxB, whose protein sequence is MTAIWIAIAALSALALAFGLVLGYASRRFEVENDPIVEEVEAMLPQSQCGQCGYPGCRPYAEAVSLNGESINKCGPGGEAMMLKLAEKLNVDPQPLEGDADIQAPARHVAWIDESNCIGCTKCIQACPVDAIIGSTKAVHTVVSDLCTGCDLCISPCPTDCIELRPIAPTPANWKWDLDTIPVRVIQVERHA, encoded by the coding sequence ATGACCGCTATCTGGATCGCCATTGCGGCATTAAGCGCACTCGCGCTGGCGTTCGGCTTGGTGCTTGGCTATGCCTCACGTCGTTTTGAAGTCGAAAACGATCCGATCGTGGAAGAAGTGGAAGCCATGCTGCCGCAGAGCCAGTGCGGCCAGTGCGGTTACCCCGGCTGTCGCCCTTACGCCGAAGCGGTCTCGCTAAATGGTGAAAGCATTAATAAATGCGGGCCCGGCGGCGAAGCGATGATGTTGAAGTTGGCTGAAAAGCTCAACGTCGATCCGCAACCGCTGGAAGGCGATGCTGACATTCAAGCCCCTGCGCGACATGTTGCCTGGATCGATGAAAGCAACTGCATCGGCTGCACCAAGTGCATTCAGGCCTGTCCGGTTGATGCCATCATCGGCAGTACCAAAGCGGTACACACCGTCGTCAGCGATTTATGCACTGGCTGCGATCTCTGCATCTCCCCTTGCCCCACGGACTGTATCGAATTACGGCCCATCGCTCCGACTCCTGCTAACTGGAAATGGGATCTCGATACGATTCCAGTACGCGTTATTCAAGTAGAACGACATGCTTAA